Part of the Vigna unguiculata cultivar IT97K-499-35 chromosome 3, ASM411807v1, whole genome shotgun sequence genome, caaaacaaaataatttgtcaaaattattctGTCAAGTTATCGTTTTccttttgttaatttgttttattaagaAAACTATTTGTACAGAATGATTAATTTGGAAGCAAAATGAATTAAAGAGCACaaaatattctttattattCATCGACAAAAACTCATAGAATCtacctaaaaccctaaaccctaaattccATGAGCATTATCGTGTTATGTGATTGTTTGTCTCCTTGAAACGAAAGAGATAATTTTTGAGTGAAGAAGAAAGTTGCAATGATTGTCACTCGTTCTGCTTTGATGCTTCATCTCCAAAACCCACCAATTCGCTACCATTTCTTCTCCCACTTCCTCAATCCAACCTTCCCTTCTGTATTCAAACCTCGTCCCTTCTCTCTAACCACTCTACGCCAAACACATGCCAGACCCTTTGTTAGTGCTGTTGCATCAGCTTCATCATCACAAGTTTCCAATGGCAGAGACACTTTCTTCGCAGAAGAAAACGTTTCCTGGACTGCACTCGGTCTCTCTGATACTATTTCTAGAGCGCTCTCTGATATTGGCCTCAATAGACCTTCTCTCGTTCAGGTCCCTTCTCCTCTTTTCCACCTTCCTTGTATTCATTCTCGCTTGTTTCCACGTTGCCCTTTTGTCAATTCATGCTCCCTTCGTGTTTTTCACAGGAAATTGAATGACCCCATTCGTTAAAAAAATgatcttttttactttttgtgttTATACTTACTTATCATTTGATGAGATTAGGaaaacaaatccaaaacaaaatgaattggGAAGCTAGACCAAGGGGTTGGAAGCGTAGCTGATagcttatttttgttttcctttctttatCTGGACAAAATTCAAATGCAGTTATTTAGGCGTTTTTGTTGCTGTCATCCAACCAGGTTCACAGTAAAAATGTTGGCTTAGGTTACTGAGATGAAATTTCGAGTCTGATTGCAGAAGAACACTAAAAGCCCAACTCTATGTtttgtcctttttatttattgggtGCTGGGGCTTATGATGTTTACATCACTGATTTGTGTTCAGGCTTCTTCAGTACCGTCTGTGATGTCAGGGAAGGATGTTGTTATTGCCGCGGAGACTGGGAGTGGTAAGACATACAGTTACCTAGTTCCTCTTATTGATAAGCTAAGGGATGCCCAGGAACATTCTCTACATGCTATGTCTGATCAGGAAGGGACCCCGACACAGAAAGTTCTGCTCATCCTTTGTCCGAATGTGCAACTTTGTGAGCAGGTAGTTAGGATGGCCAGCAGTCTACGTAGGGATGATGGTGAGGCGATAGTCAGTGTGGCTGCTATTTGTGGTAGGCAGGTAGTGATCGAACAATATTTATGGTTATATGGAATTTATAGTAtgcttttcttgaattttcaataATAAGAATCATTTTGACCAGGGATGGCCAATTCGGGAACCTGATGTCATTGTGACAACACCTGCTGCCCTTCTGAATTATGTTGACCTTGATAGAACCCGCCGCATGCAATTTATGCGTGGTGTTAAATATGTGGTATGTTTCAGATCTTATGTGTTACTGTAAAAGATATATGAGTTAAACTATGACTCTTATTATATGTATGgttattactttatatttctAACTGTCAGGTGTTTGATGAAGCCGACATGCTTCTATGTGGGAGCTTCCAGAATAAAGTAATCCGCTTGATAAACTTGCTCCGCTTCGATGAGAAAGTCTTGTCTCGATCAAAAAAATCAGTAGCAGAGTTTTCAATGAAACCTGAATCTTCCTTGTCATCAGAAGATGCTTTTGAAGAAGGTGAAGATGAACTACAAATCGAAGCCACCTTAGAAGAGGATGACACTGATAAAGAGGATGATATTGTTGATATTAATAATGAAGACACATCTGTTAAACAAAGAGACTGGAGGAGAGTGAGAAAAACATATGAGCGTAGTAAACAGTATGTTTTTGTTGCTGCTACACTTCCAGTGAATGGAAAGAAGACAGCTGGAGGGATATTGAAATATATGTTTCCTGATGCTGAGTGGGTTTGTGGGAACTATCTTCATTGCCACAATCCgaggtttatttttttatcttattatcaATCAAGGCATCTCAGTTTTTCACATTGTTATTCGGCCGCTCCCAGTGAAACATTGACATGTATTTTTCAAGAATTAGAATAGGAAAATGCTTAAATGTCTTAATGATGATTCCATTGATTCTGAACTGGAGATGAGATAACAGGAATGTATGCGGAGAAAAGTATAAGTTAAAAGACAACTATAATCAGAAATTGTAggactattttaataatctaGTTTACTGCCTGTTGGAATATTGGGATAAATTCCTTAGAAGTATGTTCACTAGTCTACCTTCACACATAGTTCAGGTTTACTTAAATTGAATATCAGTAGACAGTGAAGAATTATTTCAGACATTTTAGCTTGTATGAgaacatttattatttcataGCAAGAGCCTTTTGGGCTTGAATCATGAATGAGGCACTTTACCACTTTACTTTTGggtaaaagtttatttttgttatgaataaaaaattaataactcaGTTGTGGATGCATTGATGCCATACCAAATACTAATTCTTCACATGTTTAAGTTATTAGACTGAGGCCAATAAGTagttttatatttctatccaGTATTAGTGTATGGCTGGAAGATTGAAGTGACTCCACTCAAGTGACTGGAAAAATTTAGTTGTAAAAGGGTTACTGGAAAATGTAGTACTAGCCAGGCCCTTTGACTAAAAAGGGTGGAGAAATTTTCCAGTTGTGGTTAGACTTGGATGAAAACAAACTGTGCAACTTAGGTTCTAAAAGTCTATTTTCCCCATTTCTAAATTCTCTCTTCAAATTAGTTTCTCGTCTATGAAACAGAATTGAAATGATGTCCTTCTAATTAGCATTTGAGAGATTTTGAAATCATTCATTTATCCTCTTTGGTAGGGCATAAATATGGCTTCTCCAACACAGGATTTTTGTCCATTTGTTGAAAAAGATATGAACTATATGCTCTGCATCTTTTGAACTCGTGTTATTTTGAGATCTAACTAATCCTTTGgccatgtttttcttttttaaatttgatgttattgttttcaattttcagATTGGAACAAAAATGGATAGAAGTTACCGTTGATACTCAAGTGGATGAACTCATAAAGGCTGTGAATCACAGTTTCAGATCTGAAGATTTGGTTAATGCTGGTGGCATTCACAGAACAATGGTGTTTGCGAACACTGTTGAGGCTGTTGAAGCTGTGGCAAAGATATTACTCCGATCTGGAATTGAATGTTCACGCTATCATAAGAATTGCACATTGGAAGAGCGAGCACAGACCTTAGTTGATTTTCATGATAAAGGTGGTGTTCTTGTATGTACTGATGCTGCTGCTCGTGGtgttgatattccaaatgtttTACATGTTATTCAGGTATAATTCACCTTTTACTCTAGTATAGTAGTTTCAtggttcaattattttattgtgatgATAAGAACTGTTTATCCTAGGTTTCAAAACAAGCaaaataaaagatttcattTGATATTAACTACGGCATGTTGATCAAATGAAGGTGTTACGTACTACTATACATGTTATAAATTAGAAAGACAATGCACTTAAACATTAGAATTCCAAAGtttttaatccaattaataCTGCATCATTTCCACGGGTGGTAGTTTGTTTCGAAGATCTGTTATCTGTCGTGTTAAGATTCACTTGCAAGTTGCTAGGTATGGGTCTTGACTCTCACATTGGAAGTATGAGATTCAAGTGTGGGGTTTGGCTTTTTGTGGTATGGTTGGTATCAAAGTTATGCACCATGTCTCAGCGGCAAAATGAACAACATTGTGATACCAGCATGGCTGTGCTTGTTGGGACTAGTCAAAAGGTTGGCACACAGTCAGCCCAGGGGGGCTCTGGGGCCGAGTTCTGGTAGGATGTTAGGATCCAATTGTAAGATACGGGACTCGGGTTCCACATTAGAAGTGTGGGATTCTAGTTTGGGGTTTATAAGACATTGGGCTCTCCAATTGCTATGGCTAGGTTGGTGGTGGATTCACCCAAGGTTCTTATCAAATTGCTTTATTAAATAACACTAACAAATATCACTATTTTTTGAGaattaaaattgttagaaaGCATCTCCTAGTTAGGGAAATATCTCATATTTAGAGCTGTATTTCCCCGCTAATTCACAATATCTTTAGAATCTGATTTGGTTTTGTAGTGATTTGAATGTTAGTTGATAAAAGTTTTCTTGTTTCATATAATTAGACACGTTACTActattaatttgtatataaattcaTCTGCAAAGGATACTTAATTCCTCAAGCAATTCACATATACTGtctcaaataaattatacatgGACATAAACAACCTATTCAAGTTGACCTCCAGCATCTTCTGATTTATGAGACTATGATAGAAGTATAAGATCTATAAAGCTTATACTGGAAATTGTAATTCTGTATACTAGTAATTTAATGATTTAGGTGATTGTCATCTTCCGATATTGATTCATTACTTTGAGAAGAAAGGAACATATTGTGATAAAAAATCCATTGAAGGATGATGACAGAGTGAGATGTAAAGATGTCACACTGAAGGCAGTAACAGAGTTAATGGATCTATTTATGATTTAAAAGTCAAACTCCTTTAGGAAGAAAAAAGTGTCGGCCACATTAAATAAGTTTTGACTTTTGGTTAGGAGGAACGAATGCAGTCTGAGgataaagtattattttataccACTTAAGTGCTTTTAAATTCTTACAACTAATCAAGTGTAGCctgaaaaaattgaattatccTCCCTGCTCGTTTTCTTCAGTCACTTATCTGGGTTACTCTATTTACTATGAGACTCTGGACTGAAATCACTACACTACCGTGCACGTATCTGTCTCTATTATTTCCATATTATGAACTCTGATTCTGCTATTGTGACACTGCTTTTTACTGTATTGCTGTTTTTATTGTGTTTCATTATTATATAGAGATGTTCATTTGCAATGTGGTTCATGCATTTCAGGCGGATTTTGCTACTTCTGCTGTAGACTTTTTGCATAGGGTTGGTCGTACAGCTAGAGCTGGTCAAATTGGACTTGTTACTAGCATGTACACAGAATCCAACAGGGAACTTGTCGATGCAGTTCGTTGGGCTGAGAAACGTGGTCAACCTGtggtaaattttaatattcattggCCTTACACATGCAATGGAAAACATACCAATTGAGGTTGTTtcgagaaaaataattttgtaattgtaaAATTGGGTCTTGAGGTTTACTGTTGATGCTGGTCATGTATGATGACGGAGTTAACTAAGGACATTTAATATCTTCACTCATTATTCAAACACTATAAATCATTGATGAATTCCAATACTTGTGAGTAATAGTTGACAATTTACCACAGGAAACTGCATTTAGCAGGAAAAGAAGCTTCCGCAACAAGCTCAAGAAGAGGGGTAAACTTTTAACACTTAGTCCTacaaagtttcaaaaagaaaCATTCTATATGAATATGTATACCCTGAATATTGATGATCAGCGAATATGTTTAAGTTTATGAGTAACAGAAAAGGCCTTTGAATCTTGTCCCAATTGTCGTCTTGTATTTGTAACAGGTACTAACAAAGTCAGAGATTCAACAACTAATAAAGAGAGAGTACTAGCATGAGAATACTAGAATGCACCAAGGATGTAAAACAGCATCCTCCAGTGACAAGGTGAAGAACATTATGGGCCACTACATTTAAAAGGTATTAGTTGTTGCACCTACATGGCTCACAGTATATGACACTCATTTAACGGATCCTGCCATTTCTTGAGGATCATGTAATTTCCATGAAGCCATCTTCCATATCAGAGTTATAATTAATGCAGACAACTATTTTTGTAATCCCTTTTGTTGGTTTAATGAGCAGTGTCTTATCCCATCATCTTTTAAGGTATCTAAAGTATGGAAAATATCCAATAGTGTGTCTGTATGTGGGAAACCTTTACCTTTGTTcctataaatttcttttttaatgtaaattatgAGCGATTGCATTGCTCTCCTTATTTTTGCCTCAGTACTTATAATTGTAGCTTAAAGATTCTAAGCAGCGAGACCTATCAAATACCATTTTATATCCACAGATTTGTTTATATGCATACATTGTTGATgggtacattttattttttctgtggCACAATTGAAATGATCACATCTTCTATGTTTTCGAGAGTTGAAGTTTGTATGTTTTAGAAATTGAAGATTGAGtggtaaatataataatacctTTATTGAAGAATTGTCGCAATGCATATAACACTAAATATCTATCTCAGTTTGGGATGGATTgaggtgaaagaaaaaaaaagagctaagactttttaataataaatgttcCATTTTGTTATGGATTGGGTGGAAAGAAAAGGAAGTGATGGATCAACaaattcttctaaaaaaaaacgtaaaacaacaatttataatgtttttacaaaagtaaatataaCTTAGTTTTATAAAGTGTCTGAAGAAAGTTCAGGGTTTTGCTGCAATTGacatttgtaattataaaaatagattaattttataaaaaaattagcatAATGGGTAAGTTGAGttttaaatggaaaatttattttcaaagattctttatctttataagACAAATCGAGACATGACTGCaaatccaatattttttttttctgtgtgaAAATCGTGCTTTGAAACATTAtgctaattttttattgaaagaaactaaacttgttttataaaatagtaCTTCAATTTGAGTTtcttgacatttttttttagaaataaaacaaaacttgtTTTATAGAACTGTTGTCGTTCTTTCAtataaattcatgcatttcatataagttaaaaaatatgtaactcATTTTACGATTTTCATTCACATATTTTTACAtgtagatattttatttttataaaagctcggtaacaatttaatatattaaggAAAAAACGACTCCACTGGGGATCGAACCCAGAATCTCTGGTTCCGTAGACCAGCGCCTTATCCATTGGGCCATGGAGTCTTAGATGacaaatttctcaatttcatgTAATTTGACATGTATTGTTAGCATTTTTCTTATCAACCAAAAAATTGGGCAATGGATGCATACATATTAATGAATATGTcgtaatttttctttataattggTTGCTATAAGATACTTTAATTAGCTTATAATTTGGTGTGATAAAAGTGATTTTGTTTAacatataagtttttttttttttttaatttcttgtctCAATCTATTTCAATTAGTTTATAACTTAGTTTAAGCttgtagtttttgtttttgttttttacttttatcttcaTAAATTTGTTCGatttcctttttcaatttgaagtTTTTCCCTACTACTTTACATTTATCAATTAACTTAAgattcttaactttatatccctatattttaattaattatcaattttcaaCTAACCTATAGATTGGTTTTTATAAAAGACGCTTTTAAGAGTATACTTCCTTCTTCTcaattctttttcatttttaagaataattcaCATGGGTCAATAAACTTCtaataaatgtaaatttgaattattttttatttaatagcaTATGTTCtaattattagtaataataatgctTACTTATCGCAACTAATTCCAATAATAACCGTGAACTACTAAACTTAAGAGTATTTGTCATCAACTTATTATctgcatttatttttatacttttgatGTAATCAATTTGGGTCCAATAATCGACCTTATTTAAAATGTAACTAATTATTTGTACtctttgtattttatattttcataaataaaaaagcaGTCGTTACTCtaagttaaattaataaataaaataaattaagagatattttgaataaagatataattgagaaaaaataaattttaaaaatcttcaaTTCTAACATATTTTGAATTCCTGATTACACAgctatataataaaaataagatcaCATTTTTTAAGAAAGAAATTATTACTCATGCATGTCCTGGGAAATAGGATTTCTGATGCTGAATAGGGTTCATTAAATCAATAGCATTAAATGCTATTTTCAGACTCAAATATAGTCAATGATGAATAAATTCTTCACCCGCTCACTTTTTTAAtgacttttaaatttttgtacctaaaacctaaaaaatactatattttctaaaattgtgGCATCAGGGTAtgatcaaacaaaataataaaaacattgatttttataacttttaataatatttttattatttaatatgatttttagataaaaaatcaCTCAAAATTAATGTGTCAAATATGATAATGAATCTTTTCTTCAACtcttgaaaattttctttacaCTTTTGTATTTACATAAAAGTTGGTTGTTACGTGTCAGTTGTGTCGAAGGAGTCATTAACCTCGAAAACCATTTGATAAACcttttataataactattttttcttgaagTTTCTTACCTTAGTGACAATTTTAGGACGTTTCCTCTCAACGGTGTCTCCACCCTCAAAAGGTCTACAATTATACCATAAGCAACACAACATGTTCTCAAACTGCATCTCTTTGCCAAAACTCACACATAGACCACTTGGCATACCATGATTTCTCCCTAAGGATCCCTGACATTATCCTTAAGTGTCCTTAACTCAAACTTCAATTTTTGCTTAGCATCTGACAATTATGAGATACTTCCTAACGCCATGTCAATGCTTAAACACTAACTAACTATAACATGTTATCCAATTTGCTTATTAGGCAACTATCTCTTCCTCAGTTTAAAATACCATAATTTAGTTTAGAATAAACCTCAAATAGAGCAAATTGAACAATCCTGTTATGCTAATCACACATAGAGCaaattggtctctaaacatatttttggtcactaaagTTTGTCATTATCTAGGAATTTTCTCGTAGTGCCTCATACAAAACTCACACTCAGACTACTTGGCATACCATGACTTAAGTGTCATGAACTTGGAATTTTTTGCTTAGCATTTGACAATTATGTGGTATTGCCTAACACCATATCATTTTAAAGAACCTAACTACCTATACCAGGTTACCCAATTTGCTTATCTGGGCTAGTATCTCTTTCTTGTAAGTTAAATACCATAGTTTAGTTCAGAATAAACCTTAGATAGATCAACTTGAACAATCCTCATATGCTAATCAGTTCCACTCCACATATagccaaattttaatttaattagaacaaacaaaaaatcaatTCTATTAAACATACTAACAATATCACTTTCTCACCACAATTCACTCACCAAACATAATtcaatttacataattaaactAGTTTCCCTTTACTTGGTATAGAAAAACCCTTGATTGAAGGCTGCTCCTAGACTCGAGTTTTCACAAGATGCTCTAACTACATACTTAGacataaaattacatatataagCATACCATAACAATCACGACAAAACAAAGATTCACTTTGAATTATTTTGAGTGACATGCATGGATCCTAGTACCAGTGTGTATTAAAATGCTAAACTAACAAAAAAGTAGATCAAAAAGTGAACTTACTTTGTTTAAGATTATGATAGTTTAGAAGTGTAGATATCTCCATTGTGAATCTATTGATGGTCTTTGATCGTTAAACAAATGAGAGATAAACTcataaagttaaagaaaaagtagaagaaactttagaaaaatgtttttagaatatttttagagaaatgatgattttttgaaataaaactaaattaacttaaaatctatttattgttgaaatttttatgaataaaatcttAAAGTCATTACTAGTCTTAGACTATTTTCTGGATTTTAATACACTACTCCATATATCACATTTtgtaacattaaaaaaatgttactaaaacatgaaaaatgttACTAGAAGGAATTAGTAACATTTTATCACATGTTACCTATACCCCATGCTACTAATAATATTTAGCAACATTTTTACATGTTAACAGTAACATTTGCAAGAATGTTACCAAAAGCTTTTAGTGATATTTCTTTAATTGAAAGGCAACATTTTAAAAGTGTtagtaaacattttttataacgTTTTTTTAGTAAAGAACCAGTGTTATTGAAGAGCTTTTGTAACGTTTTTTCTAATAGTTGGTAAcgttttaaaaatgttactaaacaTTTGTggtaacattttaaataaatacaacatattaCTAATCTAAATACCTTATAACATTGAACAAatgttattatttcttttattttaaaacaaaatgatatgactttttttaataaattgcacaaataattttttttaatagactGAAATTGTGTCGATATTAATCTATATCATTATCTaaactaaaaacataagaaaaaaagtgcattcttatttattttttacaaggaTAATATTATAAAAGCAACAATTTAATtgtgaattaaaattgaaaactgtTTAAAAAGTgcatataagtatttttttatgtaacaaTATTAGCAATGTGACCGATATGAAATTTATGATCAAGTcccatatgaaaataataacaaaccGTTAATCATTCAAACATCATAATACGATACAACAATACTTAAACATATGTATACACTTTTTTTGTAAGCATTATGGGAGAAAGCTTTTGCAACTACTTGATCCAATATTAAAGAATCAACCACGTCTTCTTTATCTTTCAACTTCACTGGTTGCAACAATAATCCTATTGGGCAAAACAACAATAAACGATTAATTATCCACTCAGGCATAAACTCCAATGAACAAACAATTGTTGAACATTCTAGGAGGGATAACCTGCACAAAGTTtcaaccattgataaataacaAACAATTCACCAAGTTATTAGAAAGAATAGTCTACTTAAGTAAATAACCCAAAAGTGAAGAATTTGGAGAATGTGCTTCTTTAATACTAAGCAAAACTTGAAAATTCAATTTGGAGCACATACCTTGAATATGACTAGTCTGTGAAGTATTAAGAAAAACTGAGTTGGTTCTTTACACTCATGGATTTGAGCCTGAACATACAAGTGATGTAAATTGAATATATTAGGCAGAGTAATATGCAGGAAAGTTATGTCTTTTACACGAATGTGCTAAATATGCAGAATGTAGAAATAACCTACCATCTATTATGAAGATAAAAATTGTACACGTAATTTCATTATTGCACATATTCAACCAATCCATTATATGAGTTGGCAGAGGAAGAACAACACTAGCCATAGTACTCATGTGGGAAATGAGAGTTGTTTTATCCTCCTGTCGAAAAATCATAGAACAAAAGGTCAGTTTGGGTTAGGATTATTGACAGCAACCAAgcctatttcaaaagatgagaTTAAAAGTTTACCATTATTACAGAGGTTGAAGAACTGAGTACTACATGAAAGACATATTGAGTATTATAGGGCCTGCCATTACCTTATCAGAAAATCTTGACTAGGGCCTGCCATTACCTAAtcaaaaaatctataaatgGTTTGTTGTCTTCTTCAGGAAATTCTTCTTCTCCTTATAAACCTAGTGCTTGAATATGACTGAGGCagaaaaaacaaatgtaaaGAGAAGAACAGTAGAGTACACACTAATAGTAAACTTCTTAAACAAGAGGATACAAGGGAATTATCATCTAAAAAGCAATATTCAAGGGTAATCATTGAGTAAAAAAGTATCTTGAATAATAATAGTGGGAAAGAATATTAACAATGGGAAAGAGTGAAAGAAACTAgcaaagaagaaacaaaaaaataaaaaacaaataagggAAAATCTTGAAACCTGTGAGATTTGCTGAATAAATTGGATTTTGTACGTAGGCacacaaaatttgaataattctCCAGAATTCGTGCGTGTTGTGTTTAATATAATTAGTGCGACACTAGTGTTGTGTGAGAACACATGGCTTGCAACAATATATTGAAAGTACCTCAATTCTCTCAATTCTGAAATAGAGAGGTTATTTTTAGGtgtaaataatatgataattttcaACCAAAAGGAAACATCATCACAAACAAACAACTCTACAATAGAAACAGAAAGAAGGTCGCACTTTACACCGCTCTGTTTATCTTCAGGAAAACAGAGAATTAATAACTCACCTTCACACTATCTCCACGAACGCAGAGAACGCCCTCCTAGTTTGCGATGCCTTCACTAACAATGCAAATTTAGAGAAAATCCAAAGGCGAATCTTCAATGCTCAGCAACAATGCTTTGATTcgatgatttttattttgcaaaaCAGATCTACAAAGTCAAAGATTGAAACAATTAGGGTTTTGCAGTTCCTGCGTGTTATGTTCAGTCCTCGAAATCGATAGC contains:
- the LOC114178813 gene encoding DEAD-box ATP-dependent RNA helicase 22, encoding MIVTRSALMLHLQNPPIRYHFFSHFLNPTFPSVFKPRPFSLTTLRQTHARPFVSAVASASSSQVSNGRDTFFAEENVSWTALGLSDTISRALSDIGLNRPSLVQASSVPSVMSGKDVVIAAETGSGKTYSYLVPLIDKLRDAQEHSLHAMSDQEGTPTQKVLLILCPNVQLCEQVVRMASSLRRDDGEAIVSVAAICGRQGWPIREPDVIVTTPAALLNYVDLDRTRRMQFMRGVKYVVFDEADMLLCGSFQNKVIRLINLLRFDEKVLSRSKKSVAEFSMKPESSLSSEDAFEEGEDELQIEATLEEDDTDKEDDIVDINNEDTSVKQRDWRRVRKTYERSKQYVFVAATLPVNGKKTAGGILKYMFPDAEWVCGNYLHCHNPRLEQKWIEVTVDTQVDELIKAVNHSFRSEDLVNAGGIHRTMVFANTVEAVEAVAKILLRSGIECSRYHKNCTLEERAQTLVDFHDKGGVLVCTDAAARGVDIPNVLHVIQADFATSAVDFLHRVGRTARAGQIGLVTSMYTESNRELVDAVRWAEKRGQPVETAFSRKRSFRNKLKKRGTNKVRDSTTNKERVLA